In one Variovorax sp. V213 genomic region, the following are encoded:
- a CDS encoding TRAP transporter substrate-binding protein, with product MKKLHRSLAAAGLALALTIPALAQDVQERVIRFGHLNNADHPVSFGVKRFAELLAAKSGGKMKVQEFPASQLGNEMQQQSALQGGVQQMSAPATTSLAGIVKEFGLVDFPFAVGNFAQADALLDGPLGQALIARLPEKGLVALGYWDLGFRNVTNSKRPITKPEDLEGLKIRVIPNPVFLETFKAFKANPVPMPFAELYGALESKAVDGQENPYSVILSNKFFEVQKFVSATNHVYAANIVLVSKKFWDSLSPAEQKMMRDAADESRGYQRQVSRAAAQRAVGELQAKGAQFNELAPAEQARMRQIAKPVIERFSASYDPAIVKLYGDELTRIRK from the coding sequence TTGAAAAAGCTTCATCGCTCGCTGGCCGCCGCCGGCCTGGCCCTTGCACTGACCATTCCCGCCCTTGCGCAGGACGTGCAGGAACGGGTCATCCGCTTCGGCCACCTCAACAATGCGGACCATCCGGTGAGCTTCGGCGTGAAACGCTTCGCCGAACTGCTTGCGGCCAAGAGCGGCGGCAAGATGAAGGTGCAGGAGTTCCCGGCCTCGCAGCTGGGCAACGAGATGCAGCAGCAGTCGGCACTGCAGGGCGGCGTGCAGCAGATGTCGGCGCCGGCCACCACCTCGCTCGCGGGCATCGTGAAGGAGTTCGGCCTCGTCGACTTCCCGTTCGCGGTCGGCAACTTTGCGCAGGCCGATGCACTGCTCGACGGCCCGCTGGGCCAGGCGCTGATCGCCAGGCTGCCGGAGAAGGGCCTGGTCGCGCTGGGCTACTGGGACCTGGGCTTTCGCAACGTGACGAACAGCAAGCGCCCGATCACGAAGCCCGAGGACCTCGAGGGACTGAAGATCCGCGTGATCCCGAACCCGGTGTTCCTGGAGACCTTCAAGGCCTTCAAGGCCAACCCGGTGCCGATGCCCTTCGCCGAGCTCTATGGCGCGCTGGAGTCGAAAGCGGTGGACGGTCAGGAGAATCCGTACTCGGTGATTCTCTCGAACAAGTTCTTCGAAGTGCAGAAGTTCGTGAGCGCCACCAACCACGTCTACGCGGCCAACATCGTGCTGGTCAGCAAGAAGTTCTGGGACTCGCTGAGCCCTGCAGAGCAGAAGATGATGCGCGACGCCGCCGACGAGTCGCGCGGCTATCAGCGGCAGGTGAGCCGCGCCGCCGCGCAGAGGGCGGTGGGCGAGCTCCAGGCCAAGGGCGCGCAGTTCAACGAGCTCGCGCCGGCCGAGCAGGCCCGCATGCGGCAGATCGCGAAGCCCGTCATCGAGCGTTTCTCCGCCAGCTACGACCCTGCCATCGTCAAGCTCTACGGCGACGAGCTCACGCGCATCCGCAAATAA
- a CDS encoding IclR family transcriptional regulator translates to MTAILERSFKVLEHLAGHPEGRALSALSAELDMPLSATHRLLSELIRCGYVRQDQSHGDYMLTIKLVSLGLSFLSNSGIVDVAQPLLDRLAAEAGELVRLAVVDGDELTFVAKAQGAMRGLRYDPDMGLSVNLSCSSAGHAWLSTMTDEQALQLVARQGFGKPEDYGPKAPTSVKALLAYLRAARKRGFAMINEVFAPGMSAMAAPVRSGNGAVIGVITIAGPLVRLTEERMLHLGPALLAAAEDVAHASGASALFRRRA, encoded by the coding sequence ATGACCGCCATACTCGAACGCAGCTTCAAGGTGCTTGAACATCTCGCCGGCCACCCCGAAGGCCGCGCCCTCTCCGCGCTCTCGGCCGAGCTCGACATGCCGCTGAGCGCCACCCATCGCCTGCTGAGCGAGCTGATCCGCTGCGGCTACGTGCGCCAGGACCAGAGCCACGGCGACTACATGCTGACGATCAAGCTCGTGTCCCTCGGCTTGAGCTTTCTGAGCAACAGCGGCATCGTGGACGTGGCACAGCCGCTGCTCGACCGGCTCGCGGCCGAAGCGGGCGAGCTGGTGCGGCTCGCAGTGGTCGATGGCGACGAGCTCACCTTCGTCGCCAAGGCGCAGGGCGCGATGCGCGGCCTGCGCTACGACCCGGACATGGGCCTTTCGGTGAACCTGTCGTGCAGCTCCGCGGGCCATGCGTGGCTGTCGACCATGACCGACGAACAGGCGCTGCAGCTGGTGGCCAGGCAGGGCTTCGGCAAGCCCGAAGACTACGGTCCGAAGGCGCCGACCAGCGTGAAGGCGCTGCTCGCCTACCTGCGCGCGGCACGCAAGCGCGGCTTCGCGATGATCAACGAGGTTTTCGCGCCTGGCATGAGCGCCATGGCCGCCCCCGTGCGCAGTGGCAACGGCGCGGTGATCGGCGTCATCACCATTGCCGGGCCGCTGGTGCGCCTGACGGAAGAACGCATGCTCCACCTCGGGCCCGCCCTTCTCGCGGCGGCGGAAGATGTCGCGCACGCCAGCGGCGCGTCGGCGCTGTTCAGGCGAAGGGCCTGA
- a CDS encoding DUF3883 domain-containing protein, with product MDKEVDPPVLAVIDEMRLSGPRLTPVEIVAKMGVFDAREKPFDQAWLATGDNVIATIWAEYVSVGAQGRWFCLESLDTHHRPDGGERTPYQIQRAKDRLALLKRTFDAGQGFRAVVQTNRVPIAELESNKGAKVSTRVRDESEWHVAIWEPARKLAVLVRGPRGWTPDEAEIQASKARGSVPDTAAAGQPASGQVSREDVQAAATAYVMRHFKGYGYNAEDVSSQGLGYDIEVSNAKGATLLRVVVKGTATGLPAFQLTGEERACSTREPLWRLLVVSDALGPTAQHKIYKASEMAQAPGFDPLE from the coding sequence ATGGACAAGGAAGTCGATCCCCCCGTACTCGCCGTCATCGACGAGATGCGACTCTCAGGACCGAGGCTCACGCCGGTCGAAATCGTCGCCAAGATGGGCGTGTTCGACGCGCGCGAAAAGCCCTTCGACCAGGCCTGGCTGGCAACCGGCGACAACGTCATTGCCACCATCTGGGCGGAATACGTGAGCGTGGGTGCGCAGGGACGCTGGTTCTGCCTCGAGTCGCTGGACACGCATCATCGGCCGGACGGCGGTGAACGCACGCCCTATCAGATACAGCGCGCCAAGGACCGCCTGGCGCTGCTCAAGCGAACCTTCGATGCAGGCCAGGGGTTCCGCGCCGTTGTGCAGACGAACCGTGTGCCCATCGCCGAACTCGAGAGCAACAAGGGCGCCAAGGTGTCGACGCGGGTGCGCGACGAGAGCGAATGGCATGTCGCGATCTGGGAGCCGGCCCGAAAGCTCGCGGTCCTGGTCCGTGGCCCACGCGGATGGACCCCCGACGAGGCCGAGATTCAGGCCTCCAAGGCGCGGGGCAGCGTTCCCGATACGGCTGCGGCAGGGCAGCCGGCTTCCGGGCAAGTCTCGCGCGAAGACGTGCAGGCCGCCGCCACGGCCTATGTGATGCGCCACTTCAAGGGCTACGGCTACAACGCCGAGGACGTGAGCAGCCAAGGCCTCGGCTACGACATCGAGGTGTCGAACGCCAAGGGTGCGACGCTTCTCAGGGTCGTGGTGAAGGGCACCGCCACGGGCTTGCCCGCCTTCCAGCTCACGGGCGAAGAACGCGCATGCTCGACGCGCGAACCGCTATGGCGCCTGCTGGTGGTTTCCGACGCACTCGGCCCCACCGCGCAGCACAAGATCTACAAGGCTTCCGAGATGGCGCAGGCACCGGGGTTCGATCCGCTGGAATAG
- a CDS encoding ATP-binding cassette domain-containing protein yields the protein MNSSTSPPILQLDDVGFAYPDQPALASGWCASVGEGVTLLYGDTGTGKSTLLRVIAGTLPASGRLTLAGARLDAAPEAYKRNVFFCDPATEAFDQVTAHACTAMLTEGDGGFDAALWRSLAEGFSLLPHIEKPMYMLSTGSKRKVWLAAALASSRPLVLLDEPEGALDARSIGCLWKTIGSLAARPGHAIVIASSARLDHVPQVPLAGCIELPLA from the coding sequence ATGAATTCCTCGACCTCGCCCCCCATCCTCCAGCTCGACGACGTGGGTTTTGCCTATCCGGACCAGCCCGCGCTGGCATCCGGCTGGTGCGCCTCGGTGGGCGAAGGCGTCACGCTGCTCTACGGTGACACTGGCACCGGAAAGTCGACCCTTCTGCGCGTGATCGCGGGCACGCTGCCCGCTTCCGGAAGGCTGACGCTGGCGGGCGCACGCCTCGACGCGGCGCCCGAAGCCTACAAGCGCAACGTGTTCTTCTGCGATCCGGCCACGGAAGCGTTCGACCAGGTCACCGCGCATGCCTGCACGGCCATGCTGACCGAGGGCGATGGGGGCTTCGACGCGGCGCTGTGGCGTTCGCTCGCCGAGGGCTTTTCGCTGCTGCCGCACATCGAGAAGCCGATGTACATGCTCTCGACCGGATCGAAGCGCAAGGTGTGGCTGGCCGCCGCGCTGGCATCAAGCCGGCCGCTGGTGCTGCTGGACGAGCCCGAAGGCGCGCTCGATGCGCGGTCGATCGGCTGCCTGTGGAAAACCATCGGGTCGCTCGCCGCACGCCCGGGCCATGCGATTGTCATTGCGAGCAGCGCGCGCCTCGACCATGTTCCGCAGGTTCCGCTCGCCGGCTGCATCGAGCTGCCGCTTGCCTGA
- a CDS encoding alkaline phosphatase, producing MRTDDEKKNDESSHITDDGGVDPHQALTGTTRRSLLRSAVLFAMFSGGGIGLTACGGGGGGHGGGGGGFGGGGGGGRPPDGSGSVFKHGIASGDPLSDRVIIWTRVTAPAPGTINVDWEVASDEGFGIIVARGATSTGPERDYTVKVDVVGLQAASTYFYRFAMGNENSPVGRTKTLPVGGVSQAKLAVVSCSNFPSGYFNVYAEIAKRTDIDVVLHLGDYIYEYGRVGYASQLAIAIDRESNPDHELLTLTDYRLRHAQYRTDNDLRALHARLPVIAVWDDHDVADDAWSGGAENHDEASEGSFAARRAAAVQAYHEWLPTRLPDPANPLRIYRSFDIGTLASMHMLDTRLIGRDKQVTLSQYLAGEASAPTRQLLGQPQVDWLSGRIAASPCTWQVLGQQVLMMRMTIPLSVATDFSLETLTAYLAALALPESARNETQRALVAQQKVPYNLDAWDGYPAARDAVLAMARSQGKNLISLAGDTHNAWSGNLTDPSGQRVGVEFGTSSVSSPGFERALPLIANDLLSDAFKRMVDDLRYAETSKRGYVVLTLTTAEARCEYIEISTVFSRDYSVRLAATLRVLPGAGNLQVLAA from the coding sequence ATGCGCACTGACGATGAGAAGAAGAATGACGAGTCAAGCCATATCACTGATGATGGCGGCGTCGATCCCCACCAAGCCTTGACCGGCACCACCCGACGCTCGCTCTTGCGTAGCGCGGTGCTGTTCGCGATGTTCTCGGGCGGCGGCATCGGCCTGACCGCCTGCGGCGGGGGTGGCGGCGGCCACGGAGGAGGAGGAGGGGGCTTCGGTGGAGGCGGTGGGGGTGGCAGGCCGCCGGACGGTTCCGGCTCGGTGTTCAAGCATGGCATCGCGAGCGGCGATCCGTTGTCGGACCGCGTGATTATCTGGACGCGCGTGACGGCGCCCGCTCCGGGCACCATCAACGTCGATTGGGAAGTGGCGAGCGACGAAGGCTTCGGCATCATCGTCGCGCGCGGCGCCACGAGCACGGGACCCGAGCGCGACTACACGGTCAAGGTGGACGTCGTCGGCCTGCAGGCTGCCAGCACCTATTTCTATCGCTTTGCCATGGGCAATGAGAACTCGCCTGTCGGCCGCACCAAGACGCTGCCGGTGGGTGGCGTGTCGCAGGCCAAGCTGGCGGTGGTGTCGTGCTCCAATTTCCCGAGCGGCTACTTCAATGTCTATGCCGAGATCGCCAAGCGCACCGACATCGACGTGGTGCTGCACCTGGGCGACTACATCTACGAGTATGGCCGGGTGGGCTATGCGTCGCAGCTCGCCATTGCCATCGACCGCGAGTCGAATCCCGACCACGAGCTCCTGACGCTCACGGACTATCGCCTGCGCCATGCGCAGTACCGCACCGACAACGACCTTCGTGCCCTGCATGCGCGCCTGCCCGTGATTGCCGTGTGGGACGACCACGACGTGGCCGACGACGCATGGTCGGGCGGGGCCGAGAACCACGACGAGGCGTCCGAAGGCAGCTTTGCCGCACGGCGCGCGGCGGCCGTGCAGGCCTACCACGAGTGGCTGCCGACGCGGCTGCCCGACCCGGCCAACCCCTTGCGCATCTACCGCTCGTTCGACATCGGCACGCTGGCATCGATGCACATGCTCGACACCCGCCTGATCGGCCGCGACAAGCAGGTCACGCTCAGCCAGTACCTGGCCGGCGAGGCCTCCGCGCCCACTCGGCAGCTGCTGGGCCAGCCTCAGGTCGATTGGCTGTCCGGACGCATCGCCGCATCGCCCTGCACCTGGCAGGTACTCGGGCAGCAGGTGCTCATGATGCGCATGACCATTCCCCTGAGCGTTGCGACCGACTTCAGCCTCGAGACGCTGACCGCGTACCTCGCGGCGCTGGCGCTGCCGGAGTCCGCGCGCAATGAAACCCAGCGCGCCCTGGTCGCGCAGCAGAAGGTGCCCTACAACCTCGATGCATGGGACGGCTACCCGGCCGCGCGCGATGCCGTGCTGGCCATGGCGCGCAGCCAGGGCAAGAACCTGATCTCGCTGGCGGGCGACACGCACAATGCCTGGTCCGGCAACCTCACAGACCCCTCGGGTCAGCGGGTGGGCGTGGAATTCGGTACTTCCTCGGTGTCCTCCCCCGGCTTCGAGCGGGCGCTGCCGTTGATCGCCAACGACCTGCTGTCCGATGCCTTCAAGCGCATGGTCGACGACCTGCGCTACGCCGAGACCAGCAAGCGCGGCTATGTCGTGCTGACCCTGACAACGGCCGAAGCGCGCTGCGAATACATCGAGATCAGCACGGTGTTCAGCCGCGACTATTCGGTGCGGCTCGCCGCCACGCTACGCGTGCTCCCGGGCGCAGGCAATCTGCAGGTGCTTGCAGCTTGA
- a CDS encoding FMN-binding negative transcriptional regulator, with protein sequence MYVSKHHMLPDLAEAQALMEAHPLGAWVAPGSEGLVANHVPFLLDRSRGKLGTLLGHVSRANPVWRQLLDSDQSVVMFQGPQSYITPGWYPGKQAHGKVVPTWNYAVAHAHGVARAVTDEAWLRDLLVRLTAAHESSRQSPWKVTDAPPEFIDRLTRAVVGIEIPIERLVGKLKASQDEDLQDRRGTVAGLAAEGTENAAAMASLVERAMAGPEDV encoded by the coding sequence GTGTACGTATCAAAGCACCACATGCTGCCCGACCTCGCCGAAGCCCAGGCGCTGATGGAAGCCCATCCCCTTGGGGCGTGGGTTGCGCCCGGCAGCGAAGGACTGGTCGCGAACCATGTTCCATTTCTGCTGGACAGGTCGCGCGGCAAGCTCGGAACGCTTCTTGGCCACGTCTCACGCGCCAATCCCGTATGGAGGCAGCTTCTCGATTCGGATCAGTCGGTGGTCATGTTCCAAGGCCCTCAGTCGTACATCACGCCCGGCTGGTATCCGGGCAAGCAGGCGCACGGCAAGGTCGTTCCCACCTGGAACTACGCAGTCGCCCATGCGCACGGTGTCGCCCGGGCCGTCACCGATGAAGCGTGGCTGCGCGACCTGCTGGTCCGCCTCACGGCTGCCCATGAGTCCTCACGGCAATCGCCTTGGAAAGTGACGGACGCACCACCAGAATTCATCGACAGGCTCACGCGTGCCGTCGTGGGCATAGAAATTCCGATCGAACGCCTGGTTGGCAAGCTCAAGGCGAGTCAGGACGAAGACCTGCAAGACAGGCGGGGGACCGTCGCCGGACTTGCGGCCGAGGGGACCGAGAACGCCGCGGCAATGGCCTCGCTTGTCGAGCGCGCCATGGCTGGACCTGAAGACGTTTGA
- a CDS encoding phosphotransferase enzyme family protein: MELEIAQSTPTAASIATLVQAHYDLGQVVESEFLRRSFNQVYRLGFASGRRVVARLCAERPRGGPNTLFEAAALEHWARLGCRVARCLPAASGEFAVHVPLAEGRRALMLFEHLDGEATGDSAEDIEALARGLAALHRAGESYQGLDSIYRLDLDYLLLMPLLGLLRAPTMTAELRPQFEQLGQRLHDDILALGDLSHVLCHGDAHGSNNFVVPDAEGQREAVFFDFDEAGPGYLAYELAVYPWSLYPRAPDVPASDKTKAQWRRFISAYREVRPVTGADLAAIARFMAVRQFWLLGEYAGRIPVWGSQAIPTDYLRRQVSMLRTWETLELPL; encoded by the coding sequence ATGGAACTGGAGATCGCGCAATCCACGCCGACGGCAGCCAGCATTGCCACGCTCGTGCAGGCGCACTACGACCTGGGACAAGTGGTCGAGAGCGAGTTCCTGCGGCGCAGCTTCAACCAGGTGTACCGGCTGGGCTTTGCGAGCGGGCGACGTGTGGTGGCGCGGCTGTGTGCCGAGCGTCCGCGTGGCGGCCCCAACACGTTGTTCGAGGCGGCCGCGCTGGAACATTGGGCACGGCTCGGGTGCCGTGTCGCTCGCTGCCTGCCGGCGGCGAGCGGTGAGTTTGCAGTACACGTTCCACTGGCCGAAGGGCGCCGGGCGCTGATGCTGTTCGAACACCTCGATGGCGAGGCCACAGGCGACTCGGCCGAGGACATCGAGGCCTTGGCGCGGGGCTTGGCCGCCCTGCACAGGGCTGGCGAGAGCTATCAAGGACTGGACAGCATCTATCGTCTGGACTTGGACTACCTGCTGCTGATGCCCCTGCTGGGACTGCTGCGCGCTCCAACCATGACGGCCGAGTTGCGCCCGCAGTTCGAGCAACTCGGCCAGCGCCTGCATGACGACATCCTCGCGCTCGGCGACCTCAGCCACGTTCTATGCCACGGCGACGCGCACGGCAGCAATAACTTCGTCGTACCAGATGCAGAGGGCCAGCGCGAAGCGGTGTTCTTTGATTTCGACGAAGCGGGTCCCGGCTACCTGGCCTATGAGTTGGCGGTCTACCCATGGAGCCTCTACCCGCGTGCACCCGACGTTCCGGCGAGCGACAAGACGAAGGCCCAGTGGCGGCGCTTCATTTCCGCGTATCGCGAGGTGCGGCCTGTCACTGGCGCCGACCTCGCCGCCATCGCGCGCTTCATGGCGGTGCGGCAGTTCTGGTTGCTCGGCGAGTACGCAGGACGAATTCCCGTATGGGGCTCCCAGGCCATTCCGACCGACTACCTGCGCCGGCAGGTCAGCATGCTTCGCACCTGGGAGACGCTGGAACTGCCTCTGTAG
- a CDS encoding tripartite tricarboxylate transporter substrate binding protein has product MTTQRFAIGRRALAASAVAALGLSIAPWAAAQEPWPAKPISLVVPFPSGGTTDVLARALADALSKRLGQPVIVESKPGAGATLGADYVAKARPDGYTLLMGAVHHTIATSVYKKLPYDFQKDLAPITTVAMVPNVLVVNASLTPAKSVAELVALAKSSPKELAYGSNGNGTAQHLIGTQFQASTGVNLLHVPYKGSGPLTTDLLGGQVAMSFDTITPVLQHIKGGKLRALAVTTAKRSAVLPDVPTLEEAGLKGFDIGTWFGVLAPAGTPKEIVAKLNAEMVKIIRSPEFAERMRAIGADPIGDSSADMAARLREETVKFARLVKEGKVTIE; this is encoded by the coding sequence ATGACGACTCAACGATTTGCGATCGGGCGCCGCGCCCTCGCGGCAAGCGCCGTGGCGGCGCTCGGCCTTTCCATCGCGCCCTGGGCTGCGGCGCAGGAGCCGTGGCCGGCCAAGCCCATCAGCCTGGTCGTGCCGTTCCCATCGGGCGGCACGACCGACGTGCTGGCCCGCGCGCTCGCCGACGCGCTGTCCAAGCGCCTGGGCCAGCCCGTGATCGTGGAAAGCAAACCGGGCGCCGGCGCCACGCTCGGCGCCGACTACGTCGCCAAGGCCAGGCCCGATGGATACACGCTGCTGATGGGGGCGGTGCATCACACCATCGCCACCAGCGTCTACAAGAAGCTCCCGTACGACTTCCAGAAAGACCTGGCGCCCATCACCACGGTGGCGATGGTGCCGAACGTGCTGGTGGTCAACGCGTCGCTCACGCCGGCCAAGTCGGTCGCCGAGCTCGTCGCGCTCGCCAAGTCGTCGCCCAAGGAGCTGGCCTACGGCTCCAACGGCAACGGCACGGCGCAGCATCTCATCGGCACCCAGTTCCAGGCCAGCACCGGCGTCAACCTGCTGCATGTGCCGTACAAGGGCAGCGGTCCGCTCACCACCGACCTGCTCGGCGGCCAGGTGGCCATGTCCTTCGACACCATCACGCCCGTGCTGCAGCACATCAAGGGTGGAAAGCTGCGCGCACTGGCTGTGACCACGGCCAAGCGCTCCGCCGTGCTGCCCGATGTGCCGACGCTCGAAGAAGCGGGGCTCAAGGGCTTCGACATCGGCACCTGGTTCGGCGTGCTGGCGCCGGCAGGGACACCCAAGGAGATCGTCGCAAAGCTGAATGCCGAGATGGTCAAGATCATCAGGTCGCCCGAATTCGCCGAGAGGATGCGCGCGATTGGCGCCGACCCCATTGGCGACAGTTCGGCCGACATGGCAGCGCGCCTCCGCGAAGAGACCGTGAAGTTCGCCAGGCTCGTGAAAGAGGGCAAGGTCACGATCGAGTAG
- a CDS encoding tartrate dehydrogenase codes for MKTYKIATIPGDGIGKEVVPAGQQVLEALAAAGSSFKFEFENFDWGGDYFRAHGVMMPNDGLDALRGKDAILFGSAGDPHIPDHITLWGLRLKICQGFDQYANVRPTRILPGIDGPLKRCGPDDLNWVIVRENSEGEYAGVGGRVHQGHPIEAATDVSIMTRAGVERIMRFAFRLAQSRPRKLLTVITKSNAQRHAMVMWDEIALQISKEFPDVTWDKELVDASTARMINRPASLDTIVATNLHADILSDLAAALAGSLGIAPTGNIDPERRYPSMFEPIHGSAFDIMGKGLANPVGTFWSVVMLLEHLGEAEAARRVMKAVEAVTADPALHTRDLGGTATTAQVTQAVCAQLASAERQRQAA; via the coding sequence ATGAAGACGTACAAGATCGCAACCATTCCCGGAGATGGCATCGGCAAGGAGGTGGTGCCCGCCGGCCAGCAGGTGCTGGAAGCCCTGGCCGCCGCCGGCAGCAGCTTCAAGTTCGAGTTCGAGAACTTCGATTGGGGCGGCGACTACTTCCGCGCGCACGGCGTGATGATGCCCAACGACGGCCTCGACGCGCTGCGCGGCAAGGACGCGATCCTGTTCGGCTCGGCCGGCGACCCGCACATCCCCGATCACATCACCCTCTGGGGCTTGCGCCTGAAGATCTGCCAGGGCTTCGACCAGTACGCCAACGTGCGCCCGACGCGCATCCTGCCTGGCATCGACGGTCCGCTGAAACGCTGCGGCCCGGACGACCTGAACTGGGTCATCGTGCGCGAGAACTCCGAAGGCGAGTACGCCGGTGTCGGCGGCCGCGTGCACCAGGGCCATCCCATCGAAGCCGCGACCGATGTCTCGATCATGACCCGCGCCGGCGTGGAACGCATCATGCGCTTCGCCTTCCGGCTGGCGCAGTCGCGCCCCCGCAAGCTGCTGACCGTCATCACCAAGAGCAACGCGCAGCGCCATGCGATGGTGATGTGGGACGAGATCGCGCTGCAGATCTCCAAGGAGTTTCCGGACGTCACATGGGACAAGGAACTGGTCGACGCATCGACCGCGCGGATGATCAATCGGCCGGCCTCGCTCGACACCATCGTCGCCACCAATCTGCACGCCGACATCCTGAGCGACCTGGCCGCAGCGCTGGCCGGCAGCCTGGGCATCGCGCCGACCGGCAACATCGATCCCGAGCGCCGCTACCCGTCGATGTTCGAGCCCATTCACGGCTCCGCCTTCGACATCATGGGCAAGGGCCTTGCCAACCCGGTGGGCACCTTCTGGTCCGTGGTGATGCTGCTCGAGCACCTGGGCGAGGCCGAGGCCGCCCGGCGCGTCATGAAGGCCGTGGAAGCCGTGACGGCCGATCCCGCGCTCCATACGAGGGATCTTGGCGGCACCGCCACCACTGCACAGGTCACGCAGGCCGTGTGCGCACAGCTCGCGTCGGCCGAACGGCAGCGGCAGGCCGCATAG
- a CDS encoding LysR family transcriptional regulator yields MGHGIQPSELGFFVQIATGGSLSAAARNLGVSTPAVSKRLSQMEQRLRMPLVNRTTRRMSLTPEGEVFLEHARRILGELDDLDQLLAKGRSSPKGLLRVNATLGFGRMHVAPVISRYSRLCPDVEVQLQLSADPPPLTDDAFDVCVRFGEPPDARVIAKRLAPNRRLLCASPKYLAQRGMPVVPSDLARHDCIGIRQGNDAYGVWRLSSGKGRKEHTEAVKVRGALTTNDGEIAVRWALDGHGIVMRAEWDIERYLASGRLVQVLPQYRTPSADIYAVYAQRHQLSSRIRVFVDCLSEAFGRLGAGTATS; encoded by the coding sequence ATGGGCCACGGCATCCAGCCCTCCGAACTGGGCTTCTTCGTGCAGATTGCCACCGGCGGCAGCCTGAGCGCCGCGGCGCGCAACCTGGGTGTGTCCACGCCGGCGGTGAGCAAGCGGCTGTCCCAGATGGAGCAGCGGCTTCGCATGCCGCTGGTCAACCGCACCACGCGCCGCATGAGCCTGACACCCGAGGGCGAGGTGTTCCTGGAGCATGCGCGCCGCATCCTCGGGGAGCTGGACGACCTCGACCAGTTGCTGGCCAAAGGCCGGAGCTCGCCCAAAGGGCTGCTGCGCGTGAACGCGACCCTGGGCTTCGGCCGCATGCACGTGGCGCCAGTCATCTCGCGCTACAGCCGCCTGTGCCCGGACGTGGAGGTGCAGCTGCAGTTGTCGGCCGACCCGCCGCCGCTCACCGACGATGCCTTCGATGTCTGCGTGCGCTTTGGCGAGCCGCCGGACGCCAGGGTGATCGCGAAGCGCCTGGCGCCGAACCGCAGGCTGCTGTGCGCATCGCCCAAGTACCTGGCCCAGCGCGGCATGCCGGTGGTGCCGAGCGACCTGGCACGCCATGACTGCATCGGCATCCGCCAGGGCAACGACGCCTACGGCGTGTGGCGGCTGTCGAGCGGAAAGGGCCGCAAGGAACACACCGAGGCCGTCAAGGTGCGCGGTGCGCTCACCACCAACGACGGGGAGATCGCGGTGCGCTGGGCACTCGATGGACACGGCATCGTGATGCGCGCCGAGTGGGACATCGAGCGCTATCTGGCGAGCGGCCGCCTGGTGCAGGTGCTGCCGCAGTACCGGACGCCCAGCGCCGACATCTACGCCGTCTATGCGCAGCGGCATCAGCTCTCATCGCGCATCAGGGTGTTCGTCGATTGCCTGTCGGAAGCCTTCGGGCGGCTCGGTGCCGGCACTGCAACGAGCTGA